A genomic window from Camelina sativa cultivar DH55 chromosome 2, Cs, whole genome shotgun sequence includes:
- the LOC104715799 gene encoding AAA-ATPase At1g43910-like isoform X2, which yields MASRFSTKIPSLSAIFSIYTSLSAFTMLFKTILREIIPTKIRDFIVSKFTDYFSTYFNPNFTFIIQEKSDLVPNQMFRAAQVYLPTLLTRISTGSLLVGSRNLNNPTAKPKFGIPVKAKITDEFEGIPLEWTLHSEKDPDTNPFQKSKQIRYFHLTCKKEFRDKIMSDYFSYIAKSSMKILTHRDNLKIYTYDSQRHEWQSAIFQHHTTFDTLAMEPELKDTLISDLDAFSSGKDFFKTVGRAWKRGYLLYGPPGTGKSSLVAAIANYMNFNVYDLQIQSVEDDEMLRQILTMTQNRSILLMEDIDCAGADARNEDKEDDENLQDMKKKKKKKKKKDPQVTLSGLLNFVDGLWSSCVEERIIIFTTNHKEKLDPALLRPGRMDVHILMDYCTPAVFKKLAALYLNIKEHVLVEPIAKMFREVKATPAEITQQLMVSKNPDVALKGIVEFLESKKMTKESVDSEIKEAEA from the exons ATGGCGTCGAGATTCTCTACTAAAATCCCTTCCCTCTCTGCAATTTTCTCCATCTACACATCTCTCTCCGCTTTCACTATGCTCTTCAAAACCATTCTCCGTGAGATCATTCCCACCAAGATCCGTGACTTTATCGTCTCCAAATTCACAGACTACTTCTCAACTTATTTCAACCCCAATTTCACGTTCATCATCCAAGAAAAGAGCGACTTAGTCCCGAATCAGATGTTCCGTGCTGCCCAAGTCTACCTGCCGACCCTTCTCACAAGAATCTCCACCGGGAGTCTCCTCGTCGGTTCCAGAAACCTCAATAATCCGACCGCTAAACCCAAATTTGGAATACCCGTAAAAGCCAAAATCACCGATGAATTCGAAGGGATTCCTCTTGAATGGACTCTTCACTCTGAGAAAGACCCTGACACTAATCCTTTCCAGAAGAGTAAACAGATACG GTACTTTCATTTGACGTGTAAGAAGGAGTTTAGAGACAAGATTATGTCGGATTACTTCTCATATATCGCCAAGTCATCGATGAAGATATTGACACACAGAGATAATCTCAAAATCTACACCTACGATTCACAACGTCACGAATGGCAATCAGCAATTTTTCAACATCACACGACATTTGATACCCTAGCAATGGAACCTGAGCTCAAGGATACATTGATCAGTGACCTAGACGCTTTCTCCAGTGGGAAAGACTTCTTCAAAACCGTAGGACGAGCTTGGAAACGTGGTTATCTTCTTTACGGTCCACCTGGGACCGGGAAATCGTCGCTTGTTGCTGCAATTGCTAACTACATGAACTTTAATGTCTATGATCTTCAGATTCAGagtgttgaagatgatgaaatgcTTAGACAGATTCTCACTATGACTCAGAACCGTTCCATTCTTCTCATGGAAGATATTGATTGTGCTGGAGCAGATGCTAGAAACGAGGATAAAGAAGATGACGAGAATCTTCaggatatgaagaagaagaagaagaagaagaagaagaaggatcccCAG GTAACTTTGTCTGGTCTACTTAACTTTGTTGACGGGTTGTGGTCAAGCTGTGTAGAGGAACGGATCATAATATTCACCACGAATCACAAGGAGAAACTCGATCCAGCATTGTTGAGACCAGGAAGGATGGATGTTCATATTCTCATGGACTACTGTACGCCTGCCGTTTTCAAGAAACTCGCCGCATTGTATCTCAACATCAAAGAACACGTTTTGGTTGAGCCTATTGCGAAGATGTTCCGTGAGGTGAAAGCAACTCCAGCTGAAATCACACAGCAGCTTATGGTGAGCAAGAACCCGGATGTTGCGCTTAAGGGTATTGTTGAGTTTcttgaaagcaaaaaaatgacCAAGGAGAGTGTTGATTCTGAAATCAAAGAGGCAGAGGCATGA